The Syntrophales bacterium genomic sequence GCTTATCGGGGAAGGGACGGCTCTATCTTGCTCTTCAGGCCCTCTGAAAACATTAAACGGATGAATGCCTCCGCAAAAAGGCTCTGCATGCCTACCCTCGATAGCGACCTGTTTATGGAGGCCATGAAAAAACTGGTACTCATGGAACGGGACTGGATACCTCACGGCAGGGGGACATCCCTCTATATCCGTCCCACGATGATTGCCACGGAGAGATCCCTCGGTGTACACCCCTCTGATGAATATCTGTTTTTTATCGTTGTGGGGCCTGTGGGTGCATACTATTCAGAAGGTTTCAACCCCACAAAGATATACGTGAGTGAGGAGTATGTCCGGTCCGCACCAGGGGGGACAGGGTACTGTAAGGCAGCGGGCAATTATGCCGCCAGCCTCTATGCGAGCAGATTAGCCGCAGAAATGGGATATACGCAGGTGCTGTGGCTCGATGCCATCGAAAGGAAGTATGTCGAGGAGGTGGGAACCAGCAACATTTTTTTCGTCATTGGCGATGAATTGATCACTCCCCCTCTTACGGGGACGATCCTTCCTGGTGTGACCCGTGATTCGGTCATCCAGATTGCCCGAAGCTGGGGGATCCCTGTTCTGGAAAGACCGTTGACGATGGATGAAATCCTGTCTGCATCCGCCGGGGGAAAGTTGAAGGAAGTCTTTGCCTCCGGGACGGCGGCGATCGTTTCTCCCATCGGCCAGATCTGTTATCAGGGGAAGGTACACATCATCGGCCAGGGGAAGACAGGCCCCCTGACCGAAAGATTGTACAACGAGATACTGGAGATTCAATATGGGGAAAAGGAGGATCCCTTTAACTGGAGGGTCAAAATATCAGACTGAAGCTCCAACCGGATAAAGCGGAGAAGTGACTAAAGTGAACTAAAGTGTGAAGTGACTAAAGCTTTTAATTTTCCTGTAACTTTAGGCATTTTAGCTCACTCCAAACTTCACACTCATCTTGATACAGGTACTTGGCATTGAAATCCACAGAGATGTGGAAAGGATTGTTGATAGGTATGTTGATAACTATGATAAGTATTCAATTGTCCCAATTTTATACCAAATTGCATAAGGTTTAGGCAAAAAATAAACTCAATAATTACGATAAGATATATAACAATTGTTTAAGTTCCATTGGTTGGGGATCTTATCCTGTGAAGATATAAACATTCATGAAAAAAATATGCCATTCCTTACTGGCCATGAAAAATGTTGAAAAATGGAAACAAAAGATTTTTGTTATTGGTATCTCTGTGATTTTGTGGTTGGGCCTTTTTCCCGTCCTGCCGGCACTGGCAAAATCACTGCTTCTTTCAGAATTGATTGCTAAGACGCAGGAAAGCTATGAAAAAACGGAAGACTTAAAGGCGAAGTTTGTTCAGGAAGTAACTATCAAATCTATGGATAAAACGGAGCGGGAAGAGGGGTTCTTTTATTTCAAAAAACCGATAAGCATGTCCTGGGATTACGTAAAACCAAAAGCAAAAAGACTCGTACTCAACCGAGAAAAGGCATATTTGTATATTCCGGCAGACCATGCTGTGTACGTCCAGGATGTGGAAAGTATCTTCAAATCAAGCCCGACGATCAAGTTCTTCTCCGGCCTTGGCAAACTCCAGGATGACTTTCAGATAAACTTTTCCCAGCCTGACCCTTGCGACAGAGACGGGAACTACCTCCTTACCCTGGTTCCCAGAAATTCCGCTTACGGGATACAGAGGCTTTCCCTGACAATTGACAGAGACAATTTCCAGCTTCTCCGGTGCAGCTTTACGGACATCTATGGGAATGCTACGTGTATCCGATTCAGGGACATCAAGGTAAACAATAAACTCTCCGATAAGCTGTTCACCTTTAAACCGCCGCCAGGGGTTGAGGTCGTCAATATGCCGTGACTAAAAATTGCCAAAGGAGGGGGTGAGCGATGAAGACAGAGAGAGTGTCTGTGTTGCGTGCCAAAATTGAAAAAGTCTTCGATTTACCTCAAAAAGAAGCCCTGGATTTAGAGTGGCTTGAAACTAATGGCCGGGGGGGATACGCATCCAGTACCATCCTGAACTGTCATACCAGGAGGTACCACGGCCTCCTGGTGGCAAATCTCAAAGATCCCCCGGGCAGGCATGTCCTTCTTTCGAAGTTTGAGGATTCCCTTCGCATTAAGGGTAACGAATTCTTCCTCTCGTGTCATCAGTATCCCGGTGCATTCTTTCCCCAGAACGGGGACATTATCAAGGAATTTAGATTAGCATCCTACCCTGAGTTTACCTACCAACTAAGTGAGATATGTATTCATAAGTCTATCATGCTGGTTTATGGTGAAGATCGTGTTCTTATCAGGTATGATTGCGGAAATTGTCCCGGAGGGGTTCTTCGCCTGAAACCATTTCTTGCTTACCGGGGATACCATACGCTCTCCAGGCAAAACCTGTTTCTTCATGTCAAGACGTACGGCGTAAAAAATGGATTCAAGATCCAACTGTATGATGGCATGCCGCCTCTATACGTGCAAACCAGCGTCAAGTCGCAATTTTTTCCTTCTCCTGTGTGGTACAACAACTTTGTATACTCGTTTGAAAGGGAACGTGGTTATGACTGGCTTGAGGATCTGTTCCAACCGGGCGTTCTTGAGATACCCATAAAAAGAGGGAGTGTCGTCATTGTCTCCGCCTCTCTAAATATCCCCCAGAGACAGCTGAAAAGGATATGGACGGCTGAAGAGACAAGACGGGCTCGCGAGACCTCCATCAATGAAATGATCGTAAACCGTTTTGGACAGGAGGATA encodes the following:
- a CDS encoding branched-chain amino acid aminotransferase, with product MEIKIVQVPPGKGKAKPTDESKLGFGRIFTDHFFTMKYHHDGGWYDAMIEPYRPLSLEPTAMCFHYGQEIFEGLKAYRGRDGSILLFRPSENIKRMNASAKRLCMPTLDSDLFMEAMKKLVLMERDWIPHGRGTSLYIRPTMIATERSLGVHPSDEYLFFIVVGPVGAYYSEGFNPTKIYVSEEYVRSAPGGTGYCKAAGNYAASLYASRLAAEMGYTQVLWLDAIERKYVEEVGTSNIFFVIGDELITPPLTGTILPGVTRDSVIQIARSWGIPVLERPLTMDEILSASAGGKLKEVFASGTAAIVSPIGQICYQGKVHIIGQGKTGPLTERLYNEILEIQYGEKEDPFNWRVKISD
- a CDS encoding outer membrane lipoprotein carrier protein LolA, translating into MKKICHSLLAMKNVEKWKQKIFVIGISVILWLGLFPVLPALAKSLLLSELIAKTQESYEKTEDLKAKFVQEVTIKSMDKTEREEGFFYFKKPISMSWDYVKPKAKRLVLNREKAYLYIPADHAVYVQDVESIFKSSPTIKFFSGLGKLQDDFQINFSQPDPCDRDGNYLLTLVPRNSAYGIQRLSLTIDRDNFQLLRCSFTDIYGNATCIRFRDIKVNNKLSDKLFTFKPPPGVEVVNMP